The genomic DNA CTGGATATAGCCTGCCGCTTGATAATCCCAACCGGCAGCAATATAGCCTCCATCGGGCGTGTTCTCTACGAAATCGCCAAAAGATGCGTCATGAGGACAATATGTCTTTATCCAACCTGCCTGCAGATAAAAAAGCAAACCCGAGAAGAGTAACAAAAGAACCCGTTTCGGCATTGTCTCCTCCTTAAATATATTAAGCTTGATTCGTTTCATGTCAAGAGGACGGCGTTGAACGCCGTCCTCTGTGTATAATCATCAGTCTCCTGCGAGGTCGCCCCACCATGTGTCAGGTCTCGATGGATGATACCAGCCCTTCCACTTGCCTCTTTCGGTGCCGTTGTAAGCCCAGCCGCCGGGAGGGTTAAGTCCCTGACCCACGTAGTAGGTGCCTGTTCCTGAATCGTAGGATGTATTGCCTCTGATCCAGTTCTTGGTATCCTTACCCCAGTAGCCCTCGAACTTGTTTGGCGTTGAGCTGGTTACAAGGGTTCCCTGCCAGATGTAGAAGGGATGCAGACCTCCCCAATCGCCCGTTCCGTAGCCTGACCAGTCGGTGTCGGCGAAAGCCGCTGGACATAAAGCAAGCGCCAGAAGCGCCGCTATTGCGAAGCGCTTGAGTTTCAATGCATTCTCTTATGGTTAGAAAGAAGAGCTTTATTGCTCTTTCTTACCCCTTGATTGTAAAAAAAAAAAACGCAAATGTCAAGGTTTGGGCAAAAACAATTTTAATATTCCGCCCTCCCACCGTCTCCTTGACATACCTTCCATTGTAGGTTAAACTCCCGAGTGTCTGAGCGCAAGCAAAAGCCAAAACACGTGTTGAAGCCGCACCCCAATCTCTGGATATTGTCCGTTCTTGCAGGACTAGTGATTATTGGTGCAAGCATGGCATGGCAGAGTGTGTTCTCTATCAGGCGCAATCTCGAGCTTACCGAAGGCGAGATCCGGCCCCTGGGGTTTGCAAAATCGGACTCCCTCTACCTGCACAAGTTCAGGCTCACGTTCTATCCAGAGACCCAGTCCATAAAAGACTATCAGGCGCTCGTTGTCTCCCGCATCGGCAGGGTATTCAGCCTGGATACAATAAGCCTTAATCATCCATTGAAGAGAGGTTCAAAGCGAATCTCCATATCGGGCTACGGGCTTAGCAAGGACTCGGTATATCTGAGATTCATCCTGATGACGCCCTGGGCAGATTCCTTGACGTACGAGTTTCCTCCGGAGGGCGTTATAGATGACGAGCGCTTTCCGATGCTCATCTCGTTCGAGAAGTTCCACATAGACCGCTCGCAGCTCTGGCCGCTGCCCGAGGTGCCGGTCGTGAACGTGAAGATAATCGAACCCGGCAAGCTTGTCGCAGAAAAGAAGATGCGGGCCCCGGACTCGCTCGACTTCGAAGGCTACAGACTCTACTTCGACGGCATAAGATTCAGACCCACGGCAACGTTCGTCTGCACAAAGGACTCGAGTTGGATCGCGGGATGTGCAGGTCTTGCATTGCTCTTGTTCGGACTCGTTACGGGCTTTGTAGTGAGAATGCGGAAGGAGTCACGTGAAACAAGGAGAGGCGATGCTTGATCCCTTCAAGCTCTTCGCGTTCGAGAGAACCGCCCTGCCCATAATGGAGGCCTTGTTCCTTCTTGCTGCAATATTCTACTCTCCGCCCGCGATGAGCAACAAAAAACTCTTGAAAACCGCGGGCTTCGTGATTCATATCGCTGCCACGGCGATTGTCGCCGGCTTCCTCGTGATGCGGTTCTTCATCACCGGCCACGCGCCCTTTGTCGTGCTGTATGAGACGCTCGTCTACTTCGCGTTCTCGGTTTCATTAGTGTTCCTTGTTCTTTCATGGCGCAAGGACTCGTTCGGCTACGGACGGGGCGCCGCTATCTTTTCGTGGATACTGCTTCTTGCCGCACTCATAAAAAGACTTGTGGACCAATCGGGAACCTACCCGCGCTACCTCTCCCCCGCTTTGACCAACGCCTTGTTCGAGCCTCATGCGGCAGTTGCGTTTCCTGCTTACGCTTTATTCGCCCTTGCCTTCATGGCTGCGTTCACGTCTCTTACTGCATCGGATAAGGAGAAACGGAAGCAAAGGCAGTCGCTAGCCGAGTTCTACCTCTGGCCCGGAATCATTCTTTTCGTGATCTCAGCCGGGCTCGGCGCAATGGCGTCGCGGACGTTTTTTGGCTTCTGGTGGTCTTGGGAAGCCAAGCAGATAGCCGCAATAGCGATTGCTGTCATTTTTGCGCTAGCCTTGATAACGAGGAGTTCGAAAGGAAAAACAGCAAGGCTCTTCCCATGGCTCGTGCTTTTGGGCTTTGTGGTGGTGATTTTAACCTGGCTCGCAACAAATTCGGGCCTGCACGAGTTCTTGTAAGGCTTTTAGGATGTTTGGACTACTCTTCAACCCGCGCAGGTTCTTCGACGAGATAGAGCGTTCAAAGCAGCTTTCCTTCCTGCTCGTGGTCCTGCGCTGGGGCGCGACCGCTTCGTTCGTCATCCTGCCTTTGTGGCTCATGGAAATGCTTCCCTTCACGAAACCGTGGCTGCCTATATCTTCGGACACATACTACTTCTGGGAGCTCATATTCCTTCTTCCGTACGGAATCGGTCTCACGTACGCAGTATCCGGCTTCTCGACTATCTTTCTAAGACTCTGCGGACGAGCGGGCGCCGGGTTCAGAGAGGTGTTCGCCATCGTATCCTACGGTCTGTTCCTTCCCTGGATACCGTGTCTTATATGGGACTTATTCCTGATATTTACGAATCACTGGACGCTTTCGTGGGCGATTCCCGTTCACTCTGCGGCGCTTGTAGCTGAGTCGTCGCTCTACGTCTGGGGCTTCAAAAGGGTCTTCGGAACGCCGTTGTGGAAGGCTATACTCCTTGGCATACTTAACAGCATCATCTTCTGGGGTCTTTCAGCGACTATCGTAAGATAGCGGGAAGGATGGATGACTTGAGAAAGCTTATGCCGCCTGTCTTGACCCTTATCTTTCTTGCCTGCACATCTCGAACGACACTCAAAAAAACCTTCCAGTTTTAATCGACGAGTTTTCCGCTGGCGGCTTTACTGTGAGAGCATACGAGTACAGTGAAAATACAATATCTTACTGGAAAACAATTTATGCCTTTCCAGTATACGAAGATGAGAACGACCCTTTAAGGGTTATCGTACTCGAATGGCATAACCTTTTCGACATCATGCAGGGGTATTTCTTAGAAGAAAGCTTTGAGAGTGGAGAACACGTAACTTATGAAATATTCGAGCAGAAACCTTCGTATGAGGAACTAAAGCAGAAAGTCATCGATATCATGGAAGATTGACGAACCCTGTTTTGCTCCTAAAATAGAGATAAGAAGAAATTCATGAGTATGAGGAGGAAACATGCATGCACGAATAGGTTTAGATACAAAAATCATAAAACGAAAACCAGAACCGAGTCCAACCACCAGTTCCTTCGTTTGGAGCATAGATACCGTGCTTGCCAGACTCGGCATAGAAGTTCCCGTATACGATATAAGGGGCTTTTCGTTGAACGCTTTTGCAATATGGGCGCACCCGGATAAGCCTGTTGAACTCTGGAGCAACGCCAATTCCGATCTCTTTGCGGATAGCATGCTGCGTTCTCTCGGCCTAAGAGGAGAACTGCTATCGGCTCCTGAAAAGGAAACCGATTTATGGAATTATTTCCTGCGCCACTGGAGCGCAAGGGTTATTGAGAATTTGAAGAGGGGGATTCCTGTAGTGTGTTCTGAGGCGTGGTCAGAATCCAGCTGGGGCGTAATAACGGGCTGGGACAGCGAAAAGAGAACGCTCATGGGTTATATGCCGGGCAGACTGACCGAAAGAGTAAACGAATGCTGGCCAACCAAGATTTTTCTAATAGGCGGCTCCGCAATCCCCTTTCCTTATGAAACAAAAATAAGGATAGTTCTCAAACAGGCCTTTGAACTGGCATCCAACCACATAAAGAAATCCGGCTGGCTGAGCGGCATAGACGCTTATGTGCTTTGGCTTGAGAACATCAAGGAGTACGCAAAAAAAGCGGTTCATCACAACAGGATGGCTCAGTGCCTTGCCGAAGCGAGAGCGGACGCCGCAAAATTTCTCACCCACCACGCGGAGTTCGACAGCTTTGAGGTAGGCCGGATGATGATTACGCTCGCTAAAAGGTATTCGCAAGCCTCAGACAATCTTAAAGAGGCCCAGAACTCCCAGAGTTCCAGACCCTTTTTGAAGGCCGTTACCGAAGCAATGAAAACGGAGGAAAAGTCTCTCGTTCTGCTTGAGGAGCTTTTATTCCGTCTCGAATAGTTGACAGAAAGCTCCATCCACATATCCTTAGGGTATGGGAGACATGGTTTGAGAAGAATAGTCCTTTGCTTTATTATTTGCGTTTATCTTGCTGCCTCGCCCTGGGAAACGGCAAATCCCCTGCATTCAATTGTTGCATCTCGTGTAATTGAACAACAGCTCAACACCGCTGAAAGCGTTCGATTCAAGCTTGAGGCCCGGGGAGGCTTAGCGTATTCTTCCTTCAATAAAGAAGATACGACACCTCTCATACCAGGCTCCATATCTTTTTTCCCCGGAATCCAATTCGATGCCGCATACAGAAACATTGAAGCCGGGCTTCGTGCTGAACAGATTGTATCCGCTCAAAAAAAGGGAACGCTCCCTGATTCGGCATATAAATCAGATTATATTGGAGCCTACCGTACATCAATACAGGCTTTATGGCAGCCTTTGTCATGGATGGCAGCATCCGCCGGGTACAACCATTATCTTGCTTCGAAAAAAGAAGATACGCTTTTGAGCTTCTCTCATTCGCCTTCTTTTTACGCAGGTCTTTTGTTCATTCCCGCTGACGGTGCAAGACTCGGTATCGACTGCATTACTCCTTGTTTACTGTCTTTCGAATCGGAATCAGGAATTAAGGATACAGTCTTCATGCCCCTGATATTAGAGGCTTCTGTCTTTTTCAACATTAACCCTCAGTTCGATTTCTATGCAAGTTCGCATTTTTCAAAGAGCTTCAGTAAATATGATTCAGCCCGAACTATCCTTAGCCCACTAGGCATCAGGGCTGGCGTTGACTATAAGCTGACACCGTCCCTCATCGTCGGCCTGGAGGGAAGCTATTCCGGGTCGTCCACGTACAACCTGGAACCATACTGGAACGATTACGAAGCCATCTCGGTTGCAGCAAATGCTTCGTGGGTTTACGGTCCGTGGAGGTTTTCAACCCTTCTCGAAATGTCGAGATCGTTCGCGCTTACTTCGGATGAGCCGGACGCCACATCCTATTCATTCCAGCTCTCCGTATCCTTAAGGATCTGATCTTTACCTTGACTTAGACCCATTAATTTCTACACTTAAACAAAATTAACCTAGGAGACGGAATGAAAGCAGATCCCAAGCATTCTCTCGCAGACCTTTTCAGTATGGCAATAAAGGCCGAGATAGAAGCCCAGGAAATCTATTCAAGCATCCACGCGCAGTCCAAAAATTTCATTCTCAAGGAGAAGATGCAGTTTCTTGCATCAGAGGAGATGAAGCATGAAGCAATCCTAAGAGGCCTGTACAGACAGCAGTTCGGCGATGAAAAGCCGCGGATACCGGACGAGACAATGGCTCCTGTTCCAGCCTGGAAGCCTGAGGAGGGAGGAAAGATAAGCAAAGTTCTAAAAGCCGCGATGCAGACCGAACTCGATTCGAACATCTTCTACCATGAGATGGCGCAAAGGGTCGATGACGCAAGCCAGAAGGCAATGTTCAAGTACCTTGCGGCAATGGAACAGACGCACTACCACCTTCTTGAGGTTGAATACAACGCCGCTCTCGAGATTGAGGATTACGACCAGTTCGACCCGGCCGTCCATTGGGGAGCGTAAGCTACGTATATGCGCGAAAAACTACCTGGCAACTTGACGCTGGCATTCTGCGTCCTATAATGTAATAAGAGAAAGAAATTAACCCTCCCCTAACCATCAACCCCTCCCGCGAGCGGAGTAAGGCAACTTGCCCCGCTCGCCGTTTTTTTACGCCCCAAGAAAATGCTTCACATTTTTTGGGGGACCCCGTTAAGTTAGGATCTGAAGAACAATATTTATGAGCAAAAACAGAACAAAAGATGGTCAAAATCGGGGTCCCCACAAAAGATAAGCGATTTTGCGGGGTGGTATTATTCTTTGATGAAGCCTATGCGTCTGTTTTTTGCGGTCATCTTTATAAAGTATTTCAGGCTTCTTTCAAACATTTCCTGCCCGTGCCTTTTTCGGCTCTCGATATAAGCAATGCGGATGCGCTTATAGCTTTCAGGGAAGTTTTGAAAGTTCTTCCACGCATCTCTGTCGGCCTTGAGCGATTCAAGTATCTCAGCAGGGACAACGAATCGAGTTTGAGGACTGAAGGCGTGGGCTACTGCCGCAAGTCCGGCGTCGGTCATTCTTTTCTGAACTATCAGCTTGCGGATTCGTTCCCTGTTAGCCTGCGAAAGATTGCTTCCTGGTTTCCTAGGGGAGAATCTCTGAGCGAAGCTTTCATTGTCAATGCGTTTGACGGTGCTGTCAATCCAGCCAAAACAGAGCGCCTCGTCCACAGCGTCGTTGTATGATACGCGCGGCTTGCCTGTCTCCTTCCGGTAGAAAACAAGCCATATCTCTTGCTCGGTCTTGTGATGCTTTTTTAGCCAGGCGCGCCACTTAGCAGGAGCGCTCGTGTAAAAGGTTTTTCCAAGCTTCATTGGATGTGGCAGCGACGGGATTTAGTGTTCATTGAGTTTATGATATTGGGTCGGGGAATTTTGTCAAATGGTTTTTTTTCACGACTTTCCTCACTTTATTATGACTCACACCCTAAAAGGCTGAAGGAGATAGATGGATGATTCTGAGTCATGAATCTTTCAGAATCTCTATGGAACGGATAACGTAGTCCTTGCCTTCTACTATCTCGAGCCCACCGCGCCCGCACCTTGGGCATGCAAATACGGGCAAAGTCGTGTGAAGCAGGGGGTCATCTTTGACTTCCAATGGACCCTCGTAGTCGCAGACCTTGCAGCGCACCTTTGCAGGCACGGTCTTGCATGAGATTTCGGCGTCGGACGCCTCCGAGTTCTTGAAGAGTTCCCTGAGCCAGAACGTCACCTGTTCCGGGTTGAGGAACGTGAGCTCGCCTATTTCGAGGGATATGGTTTCGACCTTTTGCGCCCTCTCCCCTCTTGCGCTTTTAAGCACCGTGACCGCTATTGCCTCGGCCACGGACATCTCGTGAGCCATTTAGAGTCCGAGCGCCGAGATGAGTTCGGGAATGCCTTCAGCCGTCCTCGCGGATGTGACTACGACTTTAGCCTCCGGATTTATGCCGTGAATGTCTTCAGTGAGAGCTTCGACTGAGACATCCATTGCCCGGGCCATATCGCTTTTGTTGATGACCGCAACCTGAGCCTCGGCAAAGATATAAGGGTGCTTCTTGACCATGTATGGGCCCTCGGTGACTGAGACTACAACGACGCGCATGTCGGTTCCCAGAGGAAAGTCGCCCGGACACACAAGGTTGCCTACGTTCTCGATGAAGAGAAGATTGGTATCCTCAGGGATATCCTCAATGGCATGAGCGACGATGTGAGCGTCAAGATGACACTCCTTGCCCGTGTTTATCTGGAAGGTCCGGACGCCGTGCGCAGCGATGCGGTCGGCGTCTATTGTCGTGGTCAAGTCGCCTGCAAGAACGCTGATGCGGTAGCTAACCTTCAATGCCTCGGATAGCTTCTCAAGCGTTGTTGTTTTTCCTGCACCAACGGAACCCATGAAGTCGAAGGAGCGGATGCCGCGCTTCTTCAGGTTTTCGTGGATTTCTTTTGCAAGTTCCTTGTTGTGAGCAAGAAGACTTTCCTCATTCGAGAGATCTATGCCGAAATTTCCGTGTGTTTTGTGCATTACTTCTCCTTTAGCGCTCCCCGAATATCAATAGTGTCGCCCGGCTTGACATTTCTTGATGAAAACCAGCCCGAGTCCATCTCTATTGCGTAGATGTAGGATTCAAAGGGCATGTGTGCGGTCACCGTGTCGTAAGGCGCCATCTCGTCAAGACCTACCACCCGTCCACCAGAGTTTATGAAGGCTATTGAAAGCGGAATACGGGTGTTCTTCATCCAGAAGGAATAGATTCCTTCTCGTTCGAAGACGAACAGCATTCCAGAGTTAGACGCAAGAGAGTCTCGGAACATGAGTCCGCGGCTTAGCGTTTCGCGATCCCGTGCAACCTCGAGTTTTACGTTTGTCCCCTTTATATTGATTGTAATATAAGCCGGTTCCTTGATCTGGTTGTTTTCGTTCTTTTTGTCCGTACATCCGATAGACAAGAAGTATGCGGCTGCGAGAATGCAGCATGAGAAAAATCTGTGCAAGAATCTCCGCCTTCTTAGACCAGTTCCAGATTCGAGAAACTCAGTCCCAGTAGATGAACCTTCCGCAGTTAGGACAGTTGTTCACGGTGTTTGTATGTCCCGAAAGTTCAGTGGGCACCTTGCTGAAGCAGCCGCCGCAGAAATCGTGTATCACCGGAACCACTGCCCAGTCCTTGTACCGGCTTATAATCCGCTGGTACATCTGGTGTATCGAGGGATTGAGACGCTCGACAAGCTTCTCGCGCTGCTTCAAGAGCATCTCTACCGGGTCCTCGCCTGCAGTTTTGAATCCTATCTTCTGGAACTGTGATCGCATCTCCGTATTGCGCCAGTCCTTAATCATGTAATCCAGATGCTGAAGTTCAAGAAGGGTTTTGAGTTCTTCCGACATCAGAGATTGTCCTCTATCTCTTTTACCAGTTCGACGAACTCCTCAGGTGTTGCAGGCTTTTCGTAAGTCTTTTTCTTAAGAAGTTCCTGGCATACCACAGCGACTCTTCCGAGGGTGATAAGGTACTGGTTACCTGGGTCCTGGGGCGGTGCCACAATGAGAAAGAAAAGATTGACAGGTTTTTTATCTATTGCGTTGAATTCTACGCCGTCTTTAGAGCGGCCTACCACTATTTCCAGATTCTCGACCACTAGCGAGCGTCCGTGAGGTATTGCCACTCCCTTACCGATTCCGGTTGAACCCAGCTCCTCACGTTTGAGCAGAGTAGAAACCAGAAGATCGGAATCTTTTTCCTTGTGAATAAGCGTCACAAGTTCGCGCAGCACATCGGTTTTCTTCCGCGCTGCAAGTTCGAGTTTTATACGGTCCGGTTTAAGCAAGCTATAAAGCTTCACAAAGCCTCCTTTGCACCGTCCAATATAAGATAAAGATTTTTTTTAACATGTCAAGGTTTTTCGCTTTTATTAACGTTTACTTTTTTTGCATCTCCCCACAGCTGTTCAAGCCCGTAGAACTCCCTCGTTTCGGGAAGAAAAATGTGAACAATCACCTCTACAAAATCGATAAGAATCCAGTCGCCGCCTTCAAGCCCCTCAAGATGATGGATTTTCCAGTCTGTTCTTGCCCTATCCCTTATATGCTCGGCGAGAGACCGTGAATGCACTGAGGATGAAGCCGATGCAAAAATAAAGTATTCGGTAACGCTTGAAAGCTTCCGCACGTCGAGTATCTTTATGTCTTCGGCCTTCTTTTCATCAAGCATGCGCGCTAACTTCTTGGCGAAAGCGGATGTCTGCTTCATTGTATTGTCTCCGTTGTGTCAGGAAGGTACTTCCTGTAGTCGTCTCCGACAATAAGCGTAACCCAAACTGGCGTAAGGGAGTCCAGTGATTGCGTAACTGAAGACCTGTCAAGTCCAAGGGTCCTGGCAAGAGTTCTGGCATTTATATTGTCCGAGCTTCTTCTCTCTATGATGATGGTTTTTGCGAATTTCTCACGCGAATCCCCTACTGACAAAACATCATATCCTCTCACCCTCAGATATGCCATCGTTCTTCTGGCAACGCCGGACACCCCGCATCCGTTAAGTATCTCAACTCTTATGGGAACGCCTGATTCATCTATATTCTTTTCCTTATCCTTGGTAATGAAATAATATCCTATTGAAAAAGCGGCTCCGAGCACGATAACGACCAGGGTCAGGATGAGGATTTTTTTGATCGTACCCCCTTTATATAGTTGCTGCCTTCAACAACAGTATCCTCAAGTTGCACGTACGGACCAATCGAAGATGCCGCACCAACTGATGTAGCGCCCTTCAAAGTAACGCGTCCGGTAACTTGAGAGCCCGCAAAAAGAGTAACATCGCCCTCTACCTCGACCATCTGCGGGTTCTCGATTCTCACACCCGAACGAAGCCATTCATTAATGAGTCTTTCACGGAATACGTTTTCGACCTGCCGGAGCGCTGCCGGATCATTAATGCCCATCACCTCGGTTCTGTCGTCTATCTTCAAAGCCTCAACCCTGTGACCCTCGTCAACCATCATCGAAATCACGTCAGTAAGATAATATTCTCCTGTCACCGGACTGGGATCCACCTTTTGAAGGGAATTGAAGAGAAGGGACGTTTCAAAGATGTAGGTTCCGGAGTTTATCTCCCTTATCTCCTTCTCTAGAGAGGTTGCATCCT from bacterium includes the following:
- a CDS encoding hydrogenase maturation nickel metallochaperone HypA translates to MAHEMSVAEAIAVTVLKSARGERAQKVETISLEIGELTFLNPEQVTFWLRELFKNSEASDAEISCKTVPAKVRCKVCDYEGPLEVKDDPLLHTTLPVFACPRCGRGGLEIVEGKDYVIRSIEILKDS
- a CDS encoding PTS sugar transporter subunit IIA, which encodes MKLYSLLKPDRIKLELAARKKTDVLRELVTLIHKEKDSDLLVSTLLKREELGSTGIGKGVAIPHGRSLVVENLEIVVGRSKDGVEFNAIDKKPVNLFFLIVAPPQDPGNQYLITLGRVAVVCQELLKKKTYEKPATPEEFVELVKEIEDNL
- a CDS encoding cytochrome c biogenesis protein ResB, which produces MSERKQKPKHVLKPHPNLWILSVLAGLVIIGASMAWQSVFSIRRNLELTEGEIRPLGFAKSDSLYLHKFRLTFYPETQSIKDYQALVVSRIGRVFSLDTISLNHPLKRGSKRISISGYGLSKDSVYLRFILMTPWADSLTYEFPPEGVIDDERFPMLISFEKFHIDRSQLWPLPEVPVVNVKIIEPGKLVAEKKMRAPDSLDFEGYRLYFDGIRFRPTATFVCTKDSSWIAGCAGLALLLFGLVTGFVVRMRKESRETRRGDA
- the hypB gene encoding hydrogenase nickel incorporation protein HypB, whose protein sequence is MHKTHGNFGIDLSNEESLLAHNKELAKEIHENLKKRGIRSFDFMGSVGAGKTTTLEKLSEALKVSYRISVLAGDLTTTIDADRIAAHGVRTFQINTGKECHLDAHIVAHAIEDIPEDTNLLFIENVGNLVCPGDFPLGTDMRVVVVSVTEGPYMVKKHPYIFAEAQVAVINKSDMARAMDVSVEALTEDIHGINPEAKVVVTSARTAEGIPELISALGL
- a CDS encoding ferritin family protein — translated: MKADPKHSLADLFSMAIKAEIEAQEIYSSIHAQSKNFILKEKMQFLASEEMKHEAILRGLYRQQFGDEKPRIPDETMAPVPAWKPEEGGKISKVLKAAMQTELDSNIFYHEMAQRVDDASQKAMFKYLAAMEQTHYHLLEVEYNAALEIEDYDQFDPAVHWGA
- the ccsA gene encoding cytochrome c biogenesis protein CcsA, giving the protein MKQGEAMLDPFKLFAFERTALPIMEALFLLAAIFYSPPAMSNKKLLKTAGFVIHIAATAIVAGFLVMRFFITGHAPFVVLYETLVYFAFSVSLVFLVLSWRKDSFGYGRGAAIFSWILLLAALIKRLVDQSGTYPRYLSPALTNALFEPHAAVAFPAYALFALAFMAAFTSLTASDKEKRKQRQSLAEFYLWPGIILFVISAGLGAMASRTFFGFWWSWEAKQIAAIAIAVIFALALITRSSKGKTARLFPWLVLLGFVVVILTWLATNSGLHEFL
- a CDS encoding autotransporter domain-containing protein, with protein sequence MRRIVLCFIICVYLAASPWETANPLHSIVASRVIEQQLNTAESVRFKLEARGGLAYSSFNKEDTTPLIPGSISFFPGIQFDAAYRNIEAGLRAEQIVSAQKKGTLPDSAYKSDYIGAYRTSIQALWQPLSWMAASAGYNHYLASKKEDTLLSFSHSPSFYAGLLFIPADGARLGIDCITPCLLSFESESGIKDTVFMPLILEASVFFNINPQFDFYASSHFSKSFSKYDSARTILSPLGIRAGVDYKLTPSLIVGLEGSYSGSSTYNLEPYWNDYEAISVAANASWVYGPWRFSTLLEMSRSFALTSDEPDATSYSFQLSVSLRI
- the rsfS gene encoding ribosome silencing factor, which codes for MLDEKKAEDIKILDVRKLSSVTEYFIFASASSSVHSRSLAEHIRDRARTDWKIHHLEGLEGGDWILIDFVEVIVHIFLPETREFYGLEQLWGDAKKVNVNKSEKP
- a CDS encoding DUF192 domain-containing protein — its product is MFRDSLASNSGMLFVFEREGIYSFWMKNTRIPLSIAFINSGGRVVGLDEMAPYDTVTAHMPFESYIYAIEMDSGWFSSRNVKPGDTIDIRGALKEK
- a CDS encoding NTP transferase domain-containing protein, translating into MTAIILAAGKGKRMGSILPKVLQSLLGKPMILYIARAVQHFSPEETIIVANPEGVDFLKEILGNETTKYVIQPEATGTADAVKRCAKEVATRRVMILCGDVPLIRPQTLSQMIALHQSSGAAATLLSTELPDPSGYGRVIRNGDGTVRRIVEHKDATSLEKEIREINSGTYIFETSLLFNSLQKVDPSPVTGEYYLTDVISMMVDEGHRVEALKIDDRTEVMGINDPAALRQVENVFRERLINEWLRSGVRIENPQMVEVEGDVTLFAGSQVTGRVTLKGATSVGAASSIGPYVQLEDTVVEGSNYIKGVRSKKSSS